Proteins encoded in a region of the Panicum hallii strain FIL2 chromosome 3, PHallii_v3.1, whole genome shotgun sequence genome:
- the LOC112887752 gene encoding NAC domain-containing protein 67-like produces MPSATSRLPNLPAGFRFHPTDEELIVHYLMNQASSLPCPVPIIAEVNIYQCNPWDLPAKALFGENEWYFFSPRDRKYPNGARPNRAAGSGYWKATGTDKAILLTPTSENIAVKKALVFYSGKPPKGVKTDWIMHEYRLTGANKTTKRRGSSMRLDDWVLCRIHKKSNSFQFSDQDQEGSTVEEESLNNNMNGTIAASPKSEANDDHDHQFHQTTMTISKSYSITDLLNSIDYSALSQLLDAPAEPDEPPLIYPTTTQTHQAHYNNNVNRNSHFNLPQVDACSSDYVAPNNCNGPKRKRVMTMDGADSSFDDGSSNFSRKLKLPSDSRSSGHSHFGSTTSSYCNQQLVDTSGFQHSSLLSYPFLEMQ; encoded by the exons ATGCCGAGCGCGACTAGCAGACTGCCTAACCTTCCAGCCGGGTTCCGGTTCCACCCCACAGATGAGGAGCTCATCGTCCACTACCTCATGAACCAAGCTTCCTCCCTCCCATGCCCTGTCCCCATCATCGCCGAGGTCAACATCTACCAGTGCAACCCATGGGATCTTCCTG CCAAAGCTTTGTTTGGAGAGAACGAGTGGTACTTCTTCAGCCCGAGGGACCGCAAGTACCCCAACGGCGCCCGGCCAAACCGTGCCGCCGGATCCGGCTACTGGAAGGCCACCGGCACCGACAAGGCCATCCTGTTGACTCCCACGAGCGAGAACATCGCAGTCAAGAAGGCCCTTGTGTTCTACAGCGGCAAACCTCCCAAGGGTGTCAAGACAGACTGGATCATGCACGAGTACCGCCTCACTGGAGCTAACAAGACCACCAAGCGTAGAGGATCATCCATGAGG CTCGATGACTGGGTCCTCTGCAGGATCCACAAGAAGAGCAACAGCTTTCAGTTCTCTGATCAGGACCAGGAGGGCTCCACTGTGGAGGAAGAATCCCTCAACAACAACATGAATGGCACAATTGCAGCCTCGCCCAAGTCTGAAGCCAATGATGATCATGATCATCAGTTCCATCAGACGACGATGACCATAAGCAAGTCATACTCAATCACCGATCTCCTCAACTCCATCGACTACTCGGCGCTCTCGCAGCTCCTCGATGCCCCAGCTGAACCTGATGAGCCACCGCTAATCTACCCAACAACAACACAAACACACCAAGCACACTATAACAACAACGTGAACAGAAACAGCCACTTCAACTTGCCACAAGTAGACGCATGTTCATCAGATTATGTTGCGCCTAATAATTGCAACGGTCCGAAGAGGAAGCGAGTGATGACCATGGATGGTGCTGATTCCTCCTTCGATGATGGCAGCAGTAACTTCAGTAGAAAACTGAAGCTGCCAAGTGATTCAAGGAGCAGCGGCCACAGCCATTTTGGCAGCACGACGAGCAGCTACTGCAACCAGCAGCTTGTGGACACAAGTGGTTTTCAGCACAGCAGCCTGCTGAGCTATCCGTTCCTTGAGATGCAGTAG
- the LOC112886425 gene encoding NAC domain-containing protein 45-like, with protein MVERCTVKSEQGGDLFLPPGFRFHPTDEEVITSYLLQKFLNPSFDPRAIGEVDLNKCEPWDLPSKAKMGEKEWYFFCHKDMKYPTGMRTNRATKEGYWKATGKDREIFKPAAAAAEGAGRELVGMKKTLVFYMGRAPRGSKTNWVMHEFRLEGKSRNSNSNLRFNPKDEWVVCKVHHKNGEASINKPAEEYSVATPNVSSVVSDGTGEGDEFLDSMINPMYFNSASSLPSTTTTINAAAPPHNADYSLSSAAGATTATTTSSFVDLPNYGFNDATASYNLHQQVAVASSASSTNSSSSYSSLWNMLLNADHNQAMGSYNLHHQALVAKALGGNFAGGLPSSSSVTGILQHNYSQGVPQQKLGNNYGDSSTSAAIGPAATKNLGAPPNGY; from the exons ATGGTGGAGCGCTGTACTGTCAAATCGGAGCAAGGAGGCGACCTGTTCCTGCCTCCCGGGTTCAGGTTCCATCCCACAGACGAGGAGGTCATCACAAGCTATCTCCTGCAGAAGTTTCTGAACCCTAGCTTCGACCCGCGAGCCATCGGTGAGGTGGATCTCAACAAGTGCGAGCCATGGGATCTCCCAA GCAAGGCGAAGATGGGGGAGAAGGAGTGGTACTTCTTCTGCCACAAGGACATGAAATACCCGACGGGCATGCGCACCAACCGCGCCACCAAGGAGGGCTACTGGAAGGCCACCGGCAAGGACAGGGAGATCTTCAagccagctgctgctgctgctgaaggTGCAGGCCGTGAGCTGGTGGGGATGAAGAAGACGCTAGTGTTCTACATGGGTAGGGCTCCAAGGGGATCCAAGACCAACTGGGTGATGCACGAGTTCCGTCTCGAGGGGAAGTCCAGGAACAGCAACTCTAACCTACGCTTCAATCCCAAG GATGAATGGGTCGTGTGCAAGGTGCACCACAAGAACGGAGAAGCCAGTATCAACAAGCCCGCGGAGGAGTACTCCGTCGCAACGCCCAACGTCAGCTCTGTCGTTTCGGATGGCACCGGCGAAGGAGATGAGTTTCTGGACTCCATGATCAATCCCATGTACTTCAACTCCGCCTCCAGCTTGCCAAGCACGACGACGACCATcaacgccgccgcgccgccgcacaaCGCTGACTACTCATTATCCTCCGCCGCGGGAGCTACGACGGCTACGACTACGAGTAGCTTCGTCGACCTTCCTAACTACGGCTTCAACGACGCAACAGCAAGCTACAACCTGCACCAGCAGGTGGCCGTGGCCAGTTCAGCATCTTCAACAAACAGCAGTAGCAGTTACAGCTCCTTGTGGAACATGCTGCTTAACGCAGACCATAATCAAGCAATGGGAAGCTACAACTTGCATCACCAGGCATTGGTGGCGAAAGCTCTTGGAGGAAACTTCGCTGGTGGTTTGCCGAGTTCGTCGTCGGTGACCGGAATTTTACAGCATAATTATTCTCAAGGTGTGCCGCAGCAGAAGCTAGGCAACAACTACGGTGATAGTAGTACTTCTGCTGCTATTGGACCAGCGGCTACTAAGAACTTGGGTGCTCCGCCAAATGGATACTAG
- the LOC112886863 gene encoding uncharacterized protein LOC112886863 has translation MAAAWAVLAVLLVAAQATSAAPVVAPAFLWAPKNYGFRSNDAKEVVHYQTVSPKGLAKSVLEEGGWSNLMCSKEDAQKNVDVAIVFLGSKLQSSDISKDKQVDPALVDTLKLSFTSSEFSMAFPYVSTSDDEKLENSLLSGFAENCNSAFERNRVTYTDTCTVTGQDLKKHHSIDSIHDLVTSRMGNNPSGQTDLVVFCSGGFEDLDPAKSEGELLFELVAMLKKSGAKYTILYASEPSGSLENPSSLPLGRYLAEKTNTTKPGRGKCDGECLVKSTLLEGTFVGIVLLIILISGLMCMMGIDTPSRFEAPQES, from the exons atggcggcggcgtgggcggtgCTGGCGGTGTTGCTCGTCGCAGCGCAGGCGACCTCGGCGGCGCCGGTGGTGGCGCCAGCGTTCCTCTGGGCGCCCAAGAACTACGG GTTCCGTTCCAATGATGCTAAGGAAGTAGTCCACTATCAGACAGTGTCACCAAAGGGTTTAGCTAAGTCTGTTCTTGAGGAAGGTGGCTGGTCAAACTTGATG TGTTCAAAGGAGGATGCTCAGAAGAATGTTGATGTTGCCATTGTTTTTCTTGGCTCAAAG CTACAATCGTCAGACATATCTAAAGATAAGCAAGTTGATCCAGCTTTGGTAGATACATTGAAG CTCTCGTTCACAAGTTCAGAGTTTTCCATGGCATTCCCCTATGTCTCCACGTCAGATGATGAGAAATTGGAGAATTCATTGTTGTCTGGCTTTGCTGAGAATTGTAACAGCGCTTTTGAAAGAAATCGTGTCACCTACACAGACACATGTACGGTAACTGGTCAAGATCTGAAGAAACATCACAGCATCGATTCTATTCAT GACTTAGTGACGTCACGGATGGGAAACAACCCAAGTGGACAGACCGATCTGGTTGTCTTCTGCAGTGGTGGTTTTGAGGATTTAGACCCTGCGAAATCAGAAG GAGAGTTGCTTTTTGAGCTGGTCGCCATGCTGAAGAAGTCTGGAGCTAAATATACCATTCTTTATGCTTCTGAACCATCTGGTTCCCTGGAGAACCCTTCCAGCCTGCCACTAGGCAGGTATCTTGCAGAGAAGACCAACACTACTAAACCTGGACGGGGCAAATGTGATGGAGAGTGCCTAGTCAAATCAACTCTTCTTGAAGGAACTTTTGTT GGAATTGTGCTGCTTATCATCTTGATATCAGGACTCATGTGCATGATGGGAATTGACACTCCCTCGAGGTTTGAAGCTCCCCAGGAATCTTGA
- the LOC112886864 gene encoding uncharacterized protein LOC112886864, with translation MEAAAATTSSLVLFSSPRRSLTSLKTSPSLLRPSCSSCSVPSAKQQPPVCLAVPWLNSKKSSTLRCSSNLADGPSTLGSSVRWVLDPAGDGDWRHIGYKVARPGAFEIASNAVTVGRVADKADIVLPVATVSGAHARLEKKDGRLLVTDLDSTNGTYINERRLNPGFPIPIDPGSLLIFGDIHLAMFRVRTMIVEVPSETDAAQQETKTEVVSAAVEDATS, from the exons ATGGAAGCTGCAGCGGCTACTACCTCCTCCCTGGTCCTCTTCTCCAGTCCCAGGAGATCACTCACAAGCTTAAAGACTTCCCCCTCATTGCTTCGGCCTTCTTGCAGCAGCTGCTCCGTGCCCAGTGCGAAGCAGCAGCCTCCGGTTTGCCTGGCTGTGCCATGGCTGAACAGCAAGAAGAGCAGCACCCTGAGGTGTTCCTCCAACCTTGCTGATGGCCCATCAACCCTCGGTTCTTCAGTAAGATGGGTTCTTGACCCTGCAG GCGACGGCGACTGGCGCCACATCGGCTACAAAGTTGCACGCCCCGGCGCCTTCGAGATAGCCTCC AATGCGGTGACCGTTGGTCGGGTCGCTGACAAGGCTGACATCGTCCTCCCCGTTGCCACAG TTTCTGGCGCGCACGCTCGGCTGGAGAAGAAAGACGGGAGGCTGCTGGTGACGGACCTGGACAGCACCAACGGCACCTACATCAACGAGCGCCGCCTCAACCCTGGCTTCCCAATTCCCATTGACCCCGGCAGCCTACTCATCTTCG GTGACATCCACTTGGCGATGTTTCGTGTGAGGACGATGATAGTTGAGGTGCCCAGCGAGACGGATGCAGCCCAACAAGAAACCAAGACCGAGGTAGTATCAGCTGCAGTTGAAGATGCTACAAGCTAG
- the LOC112884289 gene encoding disease resistance protein RGA2-like — MEAAVVSGILKVVGSKLAPLLIKEYSLIVGVQKHLEELNDQVQEINCWLEAVGDEVARNGPALNWLTKLKDIAYGVDDIVDEFQLEAERHDAHGVGGVVSNYLYAKPKSLILQCKAASKLKAVKKRFDGIVKQRTEFSTIANSLLASHPARDMNHNTANMTSLPTVDVASVLGRDQEKHQIISELVETNDQQRIKTVSIIGLGGSGKTTLAKLVFNDCSIIEKHFEVRLWVHVSQEFDVEKLIKKLFEAFADNNPGQHALPYMSKTISDKLTGKRFLLVLDDVWSESQILWEQFMVYLKVGAHGSRILVTTRSRKVAEVEGSAYQFDLPFLSLNDSWKLFQQSLVMPPEGLGIEFVDVGKNIVKKCGGVPLAIKALAGVLRGKELIGEWQAMRDSNLLHFMGEERGVSVSACLRLSYFHLSSHLKQCFTICSLFPKGHKIDKEQLIDLWIAHDMITLESGVDYLDYIGHKCFNSLVKMSFLQDVNEYYGRVTCGMHDLVHDLARSILDDEISLDVPKDPICSTKSYRYFSLTEQAQNLPPKNLFQKARSIYVDNCDDAIFGALKNARHLRSITMGPIHMEAIPIAILQVKNLKYLVISSLRCEALPEAISDIWSLQALHVTFSDLLELPKSIGKMQELRKLNLFCCRELKCLPDSIGDCQMISSIDLSYCKKLRVLPESIGRIEKLRVLRLGNTKIERLPSSITTLRNLECLDLHQCCELAELHEGIIYLDKLQVLKLTYCKELRGMPVGIGQLSRLQKLGLFVVGEGEKFAAISELGNVGWISDDLTIRGIEHVMEPDDAHKACLKQKANLRRLDLQWSACVRGEESTKLEQAVLDGLEPPPGIKKLKINRYSGRECARWMQNQAGGGVQGLPYLPFLKVMKLYDLPNLKHLDGLAELPCLEELELEYMPSLESISGGPFPSLVRLAMNGLPSLGEVCMVAEKSMPDGEEGGGCSNYTPHLGEVLRVGSCVSDVDIRGCHKLEVKPYLPMSLQRLVLHRTNEQLLQSPCECNGSSSFSGFSHLKKLLLRDITGCGRGWELLQHMTALESLDVASCSAIDTLPESLGGLRSLQLLAIESCESLCGLPQSMGRLTSLQSLEVSGCSAIRMLPGSLGELQSLQELTIMQCKSLSTLPQSMGHLISLRSLTVNSCSSISSLPNSLGELQSLQELTIRRCKTLSSLPQSVNSEQLSCLV; from the exons ATGGAAGCTGCTGTAGTATCTGGAATATTGAAGGTTGTCGGCAGCAAGCTAGCTCCACTGCTAATCAAGGAGTACAGCTTGATAGTTGGTGTTCAAAAGCATCTCGAGGAGCTAAACGATCAAGTTCAGGAGATCAACTGTTGGTTGGAAGCAGTAGGAGATGAAGTTGCACGAAATGGTCCAGCACTTAATTGGCTAACAAAATTGAAAGATATAGCTTATGGTGTTGATGATATTGTTGACGAGTTTCAGCTGGAGGCTGAGAGGCATGATGCCCACGGTGTTGGTGGTGTTGTGTCCAACTACTTGTACGCAAAACCAAAATCACTTATACTTCAATGCAAGGCAGCCAGCAAGCTCAAGGCAGTCAAAAAGAGATTTGATGGAATTGTGAAGCAAAGAACTGAATTCAGTACAATAGCAAACAGCTTACTAGCTAGTCATCCTGCTCGTGATATGAATCATAATACTGCGAACATGACATCATTGCCTACTGTGGATGTTGCATCAGTGCTCGGAAGAGACCAAGAGAAGCACCAAATAATATCTGAACTGGTAGAGACTAATGACCAACAAAGAATCAAGACTGTTTCCATCATCGGGCTTGGTGGCTCTGGAAAAACTACATTAGCTAAGCTGGTTTTTAATGATTGTAGCATTATAGAGAAGCATTTTGAAGTCAGACTATGGGTTCATGTGTCACAAGAATTTGATGTTGAAAAGCTCATCAAGAAACTGTTTGAAGCTTTTGCTGATAACAATCCCGGACAGCATGCACTGCCGTATATGAGCAAAACAATCTCAGACAAGTTGACTGGAAAGAGGTTTCTGCTTGTATTAGATGATGTTTGGAGTGAGTCCCAAATCCTGTGGGAACAATTCATGGTATATCTGAAGGTTGGCGCACATGGAAGCAGGATTTTAGTCACTACCCGTAGTAGAAAAGTTGCAGAAGTAGAGGGATCCGCATACCAATTTGACTTGCCATTTTTATCTCTAAATGACAGCTGGAAACTATTTCAACAAAGCTTAGTAATGCCCCCTGAAGGTTTGGGGATTGAATTTGTAGATGTCGGAAAAAATATTGTGAAAAAATGTGGTGGGGTTCCACTAGCAATTAAAGCTCTTGCAGGTGTCCTCCGTGGCAAGGAACTGATAGGAGAATGGCAGGCTATGAGAGACAGCAACTTGTTGCATTTTATGGGTGAAGAACGTGGTGTATCAGTATCTGCATGCTTGAGGTTGAGCTATTTCCATTTGTCATCTCATCTGAAACAGTGCTTCACAATATGTTCATTGTTTCCCAAAGGTCACAAGATTGATAAAGAGCAATTGATTGACCTATGGATTGCTCATGACATGATCACTCTTGAGTCTGGTGTTGATTATTTGGACTATATTGGCCACAAGTGCTTTAATTCTCTTGTGAAAATGTCTTTTCTACAAGACGTGAATGAATATTATGGGAGAGTGACATGCGGCATGCATGATTTGGTTCATGATCTTGCCCGGTCCATATTGGATGATGAGATTTCACTTGATGTGCCAAAGGATCCGATCTGTTCTACCAAGAGCTACAGATACTTTTCTTTAACTGAACAGGCTCAAAATCTACCACCCAAAAATCTTTTTCAAAAAGCACGTTCTATATATGTTGATAATTGTGATGATGCAATATTTGGGGCATTGAAGAACGCAAGACACTTGCGCAGTATCACCATGGGACCTATTCATATGGAAGCAATACCCATTGCGATATTGCAGGTAAAGAATCTAAAGTATCTTGTGATTTCAAGCCTGCGATGTGAAGCACTCCCAGAAGCTATTTCTGATATTTGGAGTTTACAAGCTCTTCACGTTACATTTAGTGATCTTCTCGAGTTGCCTAAATCCATCGGTAAGATGCAGGAGCTAAGGAAGCTGAACCTATTCTGTTGTAGGGAGCTAAAGTGTTTACCGGATTCTATTGGTGATTGTCAAATGATTTCAAGCATTGATCTTTCCTATTGCAAGAAACTCAGAGTGTTGCCTGAATCTATTGGCAGAATCGAAAAGCTAAGAGTTTTGAGACTAGGTAACACCAAAATTGAGAGGCTACCATCAAGTATCACAACACTGAGAAATCTGGAGTGTCTGGACCTTCACCAATGTTGCGAACTGGCAGAGTTGCATGAAGGCATCATCTACTTGGATAAGCTTCAAGTTTTGAAGCTTACATATTGTAAAGAATTGCGAGGCATGCCTGTTGGCATAGGACAGCTTAGTCGACTACAAAAGTTGGGTTTATTTGTTGTGGGTGAGGGCGAAAAGTTTGCAGCAATTTCTGAGCTTGGAAATGTAGGTTGGATCAGTGATGATCTAACGATAAGAGGTATTGAGCATGTGATGGAGCCGGATGATGCACACAAGGCATGCTTGAAACAGAAGGCAAACTTACGAAGGCTGGACCTACAGTGGAGCGCATGTGTCAGGGGTGAAGAGAGCACTAAATTGGAGCAGGCGGTACTTGATGGTCTGGAACCGCCACCAGGGATTAAAAAGCTGAAAATTAACAGGTATTCAGGTCGGGAATGTGCCCGGTGGATGCAGAATCAAGCTGGTGGCGGCGTACAGGGGCTTCCTTACTTACCATTTTTGAAGGTGATGAAGCTATATGATCTCCCAAACTTGAAGCATCTGGATGGGCTTGCGGAGCTGCCTTGTTTGGAGGAGCTTGAGCTAGAGTATATGCCTTCTCTTGAGAGCATAAGCGGAGGCCCATTTCCTTCGCTGGTGAGGTTAGCTATGAATGGACTTCCTAGTCTGGGAGAGGTGTGCATGGTAGCCGAGAAGAGCATGCCTGATGGAGAAGAGGGAGGAGGCTGCAGCAATTACACACCTCACTTGGGAGAAGTCCTCCGAGTGGGCAGTTGCGTATCGGATGTGGATATTCGTGGGTGTCATAAGTTGGAGGTCAAGCCGTACCTGCCTATGTCGCTACAGCGCTTGGTTTTGCACCGGACCAATGAACAACTGCTGCAGTCGCCATGCGAGTGCAACGGGTCCTCTTCGTTCTCCGGTTTTAGCCATCTGAAGAAGCTTCTGCTACGGGACATTACAGGATGTGGACGTGGGTGGGAGCTGCTGCAACACATGACGGCGCTCGAGTCTCTGGATGTGGCCTCATGCTCTGCTATTGACACGCTGCCCGAGTCGCTAGGGGGACTCCGGTCTCTGCAACTGCTGGCCATCGAGTCTTGCGAAAGCCTTTGCGGCCTTCCCCAATCAATGGGTCGCCTCACATCTCTTCAGTCTCTGGAAGTGAGCGGATGCTCTGCTATTCGCATGCTGCCCGGATCGCTAGGGGAACTCCAGTCCCTGCAAGAGTTGACCATCATGCAGTGCAAAAGCCTGAGCACCCTTCCCCAGTCAATGGGTCACCTCATATCCCTCCGCTCTCTAACCGTGAACTCATGCTCTTCTATTTCATCGCTCCCCAATTCGCTAGGGGAACTCCAGTCTCTGCAAGAGTTGACCATCCGGCGCTGCAAAACCCTGAGCAGCCTTCCACAATCAGTG AACTCTGAGCAGTTATCATGTTTA GTCTGA
- the LOC112884510 gene encoding 40S ribosomal protein S16, producing the protein MAAVLTRPAAGTVQCFGRKKTAVAVAYTKPGRGLIKVNGVPIELIRPEILRLKAFEPIMLAGRSRFKDIDMRIRVRGGGKTSQIYAIRQAVAKGLVAYFQKYVDEAAKKEVKDIFGRYDRTLLVADPRRCEPKKFGGRGARARFQKSYR; encoded by the coding sequence ATGGCTGCCGTGCTTACCCGCCCGGCTGCGGGCACCGTCCAGTGCTTCGGCCGCAAGAAGacggccgtggccgtggcctaCACCAAGCCTGGGCGCGGGCTGATCAAGGTGAACGGCGTCCCCATCGAGCTGATCCGCCCGGAGATCCTCCGCCTCAAGGCCTTCGAGCCCATCATGCTCGCCGGGCGCTCCCGGTTCAAGGACATCGACATGAGGATCCGCGtccgcggcggagggaagaCGTCGCAGATCTACGCCATACGCCAGGCCGTCGCCAAGGGTCTCGTCGCCTACTTCCAGAAGTACGTCGACGAGGCCGCCAAGAAGGAGGTCAAGGACATCTTCGGCCGCTACGACCGCAccctcctcgtcgccgaccCCAGGCGCTGCGAGCCCAAGAAGTTCGGTGGTCGCGGTGCCCGCGCCAGGTTCCAGAAGTCCTACCGTTGA
- the LOC112884508 gene encoding probable arabinosyltransferase ARAD1 → MAPHGRTLLLPLAAATVLVASTIFLFAAAGARWRPADTSLPVPPRAVSAAAVPVTASASSNTTGARKELSFLDENGRPDDPGSGSGAGAARCDLRAAAFRVFMYDLPPEFHFGLLGWSPPSTGSVWPDLTNDFAAPPPRYPGGLNQQHSVAYWLTLDLLSSSSAPCGAAVRVADSRDADLVFVPFFASLSYNRHSRPVPPEKVSRDKALQEKLVRYLAARPEWKRYGGADHVIVAHHPNSLLHARAALSPAIFVLADFGRYQPRVASLEKDVIAPYKHMAKTFVNDSAGFDHRPTLLYFRGAIYRKEGGSIRQELYYMLKDEKDVYFSFGSVQDHGASKASQGMHSSKFCLNIAGDTPSSNRLFDAIVSHCVPVIISDDIELPYEDALDYSKFSIFVRSSDAVKKGYLMRLISGVSKQQWTRMWNRLKEVDRYFEYRYPSQKDDAVQMIWQALARRVPAIQLKMHRSSRFSRSDRGK, encoded by the exons ATGGCGCCCCACGGCCGCACCCTCCTCctcccgctcgccgccgccaccgtcctcGTCGCCTCCACCATCTtcctcttcgccgccgccggcgcgcgctGGCGCCCCGCCGACACCAGCCTCCCCGTCCCGCCCCGCGCCGTCTCCGCGGCGGCCGTCCCCGTGACCGCCAGCGCCTCCTCCAACACCACCGGCGCCCGCAAAGAGCTCTCCTTTCTTGACGAGAACGGCCGCCCCGACGACCCGGGCTCCGGCTCGGGCGCCGGTGCGGCGCGGTGCgacctgcgcgccgccgccttcagGGTCTTCATGTACGACCTGCCGCCGGAGTTCCACTTCGGCCTCCTCGGctggtcgccgccgtccacTGGTTCCGTCTGGCCGGACCTCACCAACGACTTCGCTGCACCACCGCCGCGGTACCCCGGGGGGCTCAACCAGCAGCACAGCGTCGCGTACTGGCTCACGCTCGATCTCCTATCCTCGTCCTCGGCGCCCTGCGGCGCCGCCGTGCGGGTCGCCGACTCCCGCGACGCCGACCTCGTATTCGTCCCCTTCTTCGCGTCCCTCAGCTACAACCGCCACTCCAGGCCGGTGCCGCCGGAGAAGGTGTCCAGGGACAAGGCCCTGCAGGAGAAGCTCGTCAGGTACCTCGccgcgcggccggagtggaagaggTACGGTGGCGCTGACCATGTCATCGTCGCGCACCACCCCAACAGCTTGCTGCACGCCCGGGCGGCGCTGTCGCCGGCGATCTTCGTGCTGGCGGACTTCGGGAGGTACCAACCCAGGGTGGCCAGCTTGGAGAAGGATGTCATTGCGCCATACAAACACATGGCCAAGACGTTCGTCAATGACTCGGCTGGGTTTGATCACCGACCAACATTGCTCTACTTCAGGGGAGCCATTTACAGGAAGGAG GGAGGGAGCATTCGACAGGAGCTATATTATATGCTCAAAGATGAAAAAGATGTTTACTTCTCCTTTGGAAGTGTCCAGGACCATGGGGCCAGCAAAGCCAGCCAAGGAATGCACTCATCAAAATTTTGCTTAAATATTGCCGGGGACACCCCTTCTTCCAATCGTCTGTTTGATGCGATAGTGAGTCACTGTGTCCCTGTTATCATCAGTGACGACATTGAGCTACCTTACGAGGACGCGTTGGATTATTCAAAGTTCTCCATCTTTGTACGATCATCTGATGCTGTTAAAAAGGGTTACCTGATGAGATTGATTAGTGGTGTGAGCAAGCAGCAATGGACAAGGATGTGGAATAGGCTCAAAGAGGTGGATAGATATTTTGAGTACCGGTATCCGTCCCAGAAGGATGATGCAGTCCAGATGATCTGGCAAGCACTGGCTAGAAGGGTGCCAGCAATTCAGCTGAAGATGCATAGATCTAGTAGATTTTCAAGATCCGACAGAGGAAAATAA
- the LOC112884511 gene encoding gibberellin-regulated protein 12-like, protein MAKGKPMAALLPICFLFLLALASAAEIIDNNGVVVEDMNSGDDIDNHHHKGNNDGKGKLKPSQCGGECRRRCSKTHHKKPCLFFCNKCCAKCLCVPPGTYGNKET, encoded by the exons ATGGCCAAGGGCAAGCCAATGGCGGCGTTGCTCCCAAtctgcttcctcttcctcctcgcgctcgCTTCCGCCGCCGAG ATCATCGACAATAATGGTGTCGTTGTTGAAGACATGAACAGTGGTGATGACATCGACAACCATCACCACAAG GGCAACAACGATGGCAAGGGAAAACTCAAGCCTTCTC AGTGCGGCGGGGAGTGCCGGCGGAGATGTTCCAAGACGCACCACAAGAAGCCGTGCCTCTTCTTCTGCAACAAGTGCTGCGCCAAGTGCCTCTGCGTGCCTCCAGGAACCTACGGCAACAAGGAAACCTGA
- the LOC112886807 gene encoding mini zinc finger protein 1-like, translating into MGPKQDRRRSVANGTASRKETNKVVHYRECQRNHAAAIGGYAVDGCREFMASGAEGTAAALMCAACGCHRSFHRREVEADLDCSSTTTSG; encoded by the coding sequence ATGGGCCCTAAGCAAGATCGCCGGCGGTCCGTGGCGAACGGGACGGCGTCGAGGAAGGAGACGAATAAGGTGGTGCACTACCGGGAGTGCCAGCGCAACCACGCGGCGGCCATCGGCGGGTACGCCGTGGACGGGTGCCGGGAGTTCATGGCGTCGGGCGCggagggcacggcggcggcgctgatgTGCGCCGCCTGCGGGTGCCACCGCAGCTTCCACAGGCGCGAGGTGGAGGCCGACTTGGACtgctcctccaccaccacctccggctGA